The following are from one region of the Corylus avellana chromosome ca1, CavTom2PMs-1.0 genome:
- the LOC132190811 gene encoding endochitinase-like, with protein MNSHTLIVLSLAFLLGTSAEQCGRQARNGLCPNGLCCSQHGWCGTKPDYCGAGCQSQCRPSTTPSKPTPPPASGPSKPTPTPAGGGVGSLLGLSLFNQLLKHRNDGRCSSRGFYTYDAFITAAQSFGGFGTTGDVSTRKRELAAFLAQTSHETTGGWPEAEDGPYAWGYCFIREKEMKAYCDVAKAPCPPGKLYYGRGPIQLTHNYNYALAGKAIGADLINNPDLIAIDPVISFKTAIWFWMTPQANKPSSHDVIIGRWTPSAEDRSANRVPGYGVITNIINGGIECGHGRDDSVENRIGFYKKYCDIMGLSYGNNLDCNNQKPFAS; from the exons ATGAACTCACACACTTTGATTGTCTTGTCCTTAGCTTTCTTGCTAGGAACCTCGGCAGAACAATGTGGAAGACAAGCTAGGAATGGCCTTTGTCCAAACGGGCTATGTTGTAGCCAACATGGGTGGTGTGGCACCAAACCTGATTACTGTGGTGCTGGTTGCCAGAGCCAGTGTAGGCCATCAACCACACCTTCCAAACCAACCCCACCACCGGCCAGCGGACCTTCCAAACCAACCCCAACACCGGCCGGCGGGGGTGTCGGCAGCCTCCTCGGCCTCTCTCTCTTCAACCAATTGCTTAAACATCGCAATGATGGTCGCTGTTCTAGCAGAGGGTTCTACACCTACGATGCTTTCATCACTGCTGCCCAATCTTTCGGTGGCTTCGGCACGACGGGTGATGTTAGCACCCGTAAGCGGGAGCTTGCAGCTTTCTTGGCTCAAACCTCTCATGAGACTACTG GAGGGTGGCCAGAAGCAGAAGATGGTCCATATGCATGGGGATATTGCTTTATaagggagaaagaaatgaaagccTATTGTGACGTAGCCAAAGCCCCATGCCCTCCCGGCAAACTATATTATGGCCGAGGACCCATCCAACTCACGCA CAACTACAACTATGCTTTAGCGGGTAAAGCAATTGGGGCGGACCTGATAAACAATCCGGATCTGATAGCCATCGACCCAGTAATATCATTCAAGACAGCCATTTGGTTTTGGATGACCCCACAGGCCAACAAACCATCAAGCCACGATGTCATCATAGGTAGATGGACCCCATCCGCTGAGGACAGGTCAGCCAATCGGGTCCCAGGCTACGGTGTCATCACCAACATAATCAACGGTGGGATCGAATGCGGGCATGGTCGTGATGATAGCGTGGAAAATAGGATCGGGTTCTATAAGAAGTATTGTGACATCATGGGACTCAGCTACGGGAACAACCTGGACTGCAACAATCAAAAGCCTTTTGCTTCATGA